A section of the Amycolatopsis sp. AA4 genome encodes:
- a CDS encoding NUDIX hydrolase: MARVDYYNDPNAPKANSIAVAVSAFIQDDEGRILMIRRTDNDLYSIPGGQLELGETLAQAAVREVREETGIECEVTGVIGLYSDPKHVIAYDDGEVRQEFSICFRAQATGGTLRTSDESREVEWTAPKQVDELRIHHSIRARINRGLLNDPEPFYS; this comes from the coding sequence ATGGCACGCGTCGACTACTACAACGATCCGAACGCTCCCAAGGCAAACAGCATTGCCGTCGCGGTATCGGCCTTCATCCAGGACGACGAAGGGCGGATTCTGATGATCCGCCGGACCGACAACGATCTGTATTCAATCCCGGGGGGCCAACTGGAGCTTGGTGAGACCCTGGCACAGGCAGCTGTTCGAGAAGTACGAGAAGAAACTGGAATCGAATGCGAAGTTACAGGAGTTATCGGCCTGTACTCAGACCCAAAACACGTCATCGCATACGACGACGGCGAAGTTAGGCAAGAGTTTTCGATTTGCTTTCGCGCTCAAGCGACCGGCGGCACTCTCCGCACAAGCGACGAGAGCCGTGAAGTTGAGTGGACTGCCCCAAAGCAAGTAGATGAATTGAGAATTCATCATTCCATTAGGGCGCGAATTAATCGAGGACTCCTCAATGATCCCGAGCCATTCTATTCATAG
- a CDS encoding DUF5919 domain-containing protein, translating to MPNERLRDALLRNGLTLEQVAKALSVDQKTVERWITKGRTPYPKHRHKIAAMARESETYLWPDSVAPERRAETAAAEVVSVFPHRNAIPVELWDRLINDASETVEILVHAALFLVERPRFIKDLAAKAAAGAKIRLAFGDPDGDSVALRGEEEQLGDGTLPARVRNALAFYRPLVGVEGVEMRFHNTTLYNSIFRFDDEMIINTHVYGFQGAHAPSLHLRRLSAGDLFETYSESFETVWNLAKPATI from the coding sequence ATGCCGAACGAACGGCTGCGTGACGCGCTGCTGCGCAACGGGCTCACGCTGGAACAGGTGGCGAAGGCCCTCAGCGTCGACCAGAAGACGGTCGAGCGGTGGATCACCAAAGGCCGCACCCCGTACCCGAAACACCGGCACAAGATCGCCGCGATGGCGCGCGAATCGGAAACCTACCTGTGGCCGGACTCCGTCGCACCGGAACGCCGGGCCGAGACCGCCGCCGCCGAGGTCGTGAGCGTGTTCCCGCACCGGAACGCGATCCCGGTCGAACTGTGGGACCGGCTGATCAACGACGCGTCAGAGACCGTGGAGATCCTGGTACACGCCGCCTTGTTTCTGGTCGAGCGCCCGCGGTTCATCAAGGACCTTGCAGCCAAGGCCGCGGCCGGCGCGAAGATCCGCCTGGCATTCGGCGACCCGGACGGCGACAGCGTCGCCCTGCGCGGGGAAGAGGAGCAGCTCGGCGACGGGACGCTCCCCGCGCGCGTCCGCAACGCGCTGGCGTTCTACCGGCCGCTCGTCGGCGTCGAAGGCGTCGAGATGCGATTCCACAACACGACGCTCTACAACTCCATCTTCCGCTTCGACGACGAGATGATCATCAACACGCACGTCTACGGGTTCCAGGGCGCGCACGCGCCGTCCCTTCACCTGCGCCGACTCTCCGCAGGGGACCTCTTCGAGACTTACTCGGAGAGCTTCGAGACCGTCTGGAACCTCGCCAAGCCCGCCACCATCTAG
- a CDS encoding Scr1 family TA system antitoxin-like transcriptional regulator: MRGTDMASPRARGLGAALRDARIEARFGLRELARRIGVNPALLSNWELGQRVPTPEEVSNVLGALGVTGERKAWIMLLAHGVTGPSWSSVGSQADPAHYTMLIAHERVATSVTVWAPLLIPDLLQVPDYARLVFGPDLRDKDKLEQVVESRMDRNRILFGAGAVKAQMFIGSEALRNHFGDAEVMLRQTRFLKDLIGLSRTMTIRLAPSQAVTEEAFSRYTLKDTSDVVYCPHRAMGVFLVGNEAASYKVTIDRLSAAALSPAESQARLSVVVDQLLKEVKAQRRATDAGLNRLLTGEEPED; this comes from the coding sequence ATGCGTGGGACGGATATGGCGAGCCCGCGTGCCCGCGGCCTGGGTGCGGCGTTGCGGGATGCTCGGATCGAGGCCCGGTTCGGGCTGCGTGAGCTGGCGCGGCGGATCGGGGTGAACCCGGCGTTGTTGTCGAACTGGGAACTCGGGCAGCGGGTCCCGACCCCGGAGGAGGTGTCGAACGTGCTCGGCGCGCTCGGCGTGACCGGGGAGCGAAAAGCCTGGATCATGCTGCTGGCTCACGGCGTGACGGGGCCGAGCTGGTCGTCGGTGGGGTCGCAGGCGGACCCGGCGCACTACACGATGTTGATCGCGCACGAGCGGGTCGCGACGTCGGTGACGGTGTGGGCTCCGCTGTTGATCCCGGATCTGTTGCAGGTTCCCGATTACGCGCGGCTGGTGTTCGGCCCGGATCTGCGGGACAAGGACAAGCTGGAGCAGGTGGTGGAGAGCCGCATGGACCGCAACCGGATCCTGTTCGGCGCGGGCGCGGTGAAGGCGCAGATGTTCATCGGCTCGGAGGCGCTGCGGAACCACTTCGGGGACGCGGAGGTGATGCTGCGGCAGACCCGGTTTCTCAAGGATCTGATCGGGCTGTCGCGGACGATGACGATCCGACTGGCTCCGAGTCAGGCGGTGACGGAGGAGGCGTTCAGCCGGTACACGCTGAAGGACACCTCGGACGTCGTGTACTGCCCGCATCGCGCGATGGGCGTGTTCCTGGTCGGCAATGAAGCAGCCTCGTACAAGGTGACGATCGATCGGCTTTCGGCGGCGGCGTTGTCCCCGGCGGAATCGCAGGCGCGCCTGTCGGTCGTGGTCGACCAGCTTTTGAAAGAGGTGAAGGCGCAGCGGCGGGCGACTGACGCCGGGCTGAACCGGCTCCTGACCGGCGAGGAACCCGAGGACTAG
- a CDS encoding FtsK/SpoIIIE domain-containing protein, with protein MNAAVLIAVGAGVAVVLWVLAKLGRALASIVETLAALAFLGFAFWTVLRAVGWLVRQIVTRWRTCLALVVIVVWLRWWGWLSLTVVFVTLVLIAVVWNQLDVVGFDRWCGRWMRAWWLRWAVYGRKLPDWLHACGLTVRDEAIPVDVTVNLVSRRRKRQAVTQARKTSGVAVPALVRVRSGASWDEVRVRLVPGQKPEDFDEAARALATARKVSRVQVREIAPDVVSLDFMRRDLLTTPVKSQPLPGLEPARVNLRAVFAGTTEYGTPWRLPLTGAGAHILVAGASGAGKNSVMWCPLVSAASAIRSGLVRVSGVDPKGMELAYGRGIFARYAVSGKDTLELLEGLRDELERRKREFAGNTRDVPLSAEFPLELLEFDEIGALTRYTDRKTREAIVEHVAVLNTQGRALGVSVRGYVQEPTKDTVPVRELFTRRVCLRVTSKNHVGMVLGDGAYERGAWANRIPETMPGTGYVWGEGIREPLRVRAGWVSDETVKALEQYVTNGGAHHLDQARAEERRAA; from the coding sequence ATGAATGCGGCGGTGTTGATTGCTGTCGGCGCGGGTGTCGCGGTGGTGTTGTGGGTGCTGGCGAAGCTGGGGCGTGCGTTGGCGTCCATTGTGGAAACGCTGGCGGCGTTGGCGTTTCTGGGTTTCGCGTTCTGGACGGTGCTGCGGGCGGTCGGCTGGCTGGTGCGGCAGATCGTGACTCGGTGGCGGACCTGTCTCGCGTTGGTCGTGATCGTGGTGTGGTTGCGGTGGTGGGGCTGGCTGTCGCTGACGGTCGTGTTCGTGACGCTGGTGCTGATCGCGGTGGTCTGGAATCAGCTCGACGTGGTCGGGTTCGATCGGTGGTGCGGTCGGTGGATGCGGGCGTGGTGGCTGCGCTGGGCGGTCTACGGGCGCAAGCTGCCGGACTGGTTGCATGCCTGCGGACTGACTGTCCGCGACGAAGCGATCCCGGTGGACGTGACGGTGAACCTGGTGTCGCGGCGGCGGAAGCGCCAGGCTGTCACGCAGGCGCGGAAGACGTCGGGGGTGGCGGTGCCTGCGTTGGTGCGGGTGCGGTCGGGTGCGTCGTGGGACGAGGTTCGCGTCCGGTTGGTGCCGGGGCAGAAGCCGGAGGATTTCGACGAGGCGGCGCGGGCGTTGGCGACGGCGCGGAAGGTGTCGCGGGTGCAGGTGCGCGAGATCGCGCCGGATGTGGTGTCGCTGGACTTCATGCGCCGCGACCTGCTCACCACCCCCGTGAAATCCCAGCCCCTGCCCGGCTTGGAACCGGCTCGGGTGAACCTGCGCGCGGTGTTCGCGGGAACCACCGAGTACGGGACGCCGTGGCGGCTGCCGCTGACCGGTGCGGGCGCGCACATCCTCGTCGCCGGTGCCAGCGGTGCGGGGAAGAACTCGGTGATGTGGTGCCCGCTGGTGTCGGCGGCCTCGGCGATCCGTTCCGGGCTGGTGCGGGTGTCGGGTGTGGACCCGAAGGGCATGGAACTGGCTTACGGGCGCGGGATCTTCGCCCGCTACGCGGTCTCCGGCAAGGACACCCTCGAACTCTTGGAGGGTCTGCGGGACGAGCTGGAACGGCGGAAGCGTGAGTTCGCTGGGAACACGCGGGATGTGCCGTTGTCGGCGGAGTTTCCGTTGGAGCTGCTGGAGTTCGACGAGATCGGCGCGTTGACCCGCTACACCGACCGCAAGACCCGCGAGGCGATCGTGGAGCACGTCGCGGTCCTCAACACTCAGGGCCGGGCGTTGGGGGTGTCGGTCCGCGGCTATGTGCAGGAGCCGACGAAGGACACGGTGCCTGTGCGGGAGCTGTTCACCCGCCGCGTCTGCCTGCGCGTCACCTCCAAAAACCACGTCGGGATGGTGCTGGGCGACGGCGCGTACGAACGCGGGGCGTGGGCCAACCGCATTCCGGAGACGATGCCCGGCACCGGTTACGTGTGGGGCGAGGGTATTCGCGAACCCCTGCGGGTCCGTGCGGGCTGGGTCTCGGACGAGACGGTGAAGGCCCTGGAGCAGTACGTCACCAACGGCGGCGCCCACCACCTCGACCAGGCACGGGCTGAGGAAAGGAGGGCGGCATGA
- a CDS encoding replication initiator produces MEGTRAERMRMPLADDVIRATAEKHGVCVRPFTMEVGDQDTGELRYVPVPCGSTVESVCLPCARKAKALRQVQCREGWHLTEEPDLTPDEPTEDQTELLAYRADLVASYREVADTDPAEAEELRAEIRGVDEELRQLGVRGRLPSVDLPTKKPVKRSTKRRQDAPNLPRRKVAKTTVGREYAGRFRPSMFVTLTCDTYGPVRGDGSPVNPAAYDYRRAARDAVHFSALVDRWWQNLRRVVGWDVQYFATVEPQKRTAPHLHAAIRGTVPHEVIRQVTEATYHQVWWPKHDEIVYADRMPAWDGPERGFVDPDTRRPLLTWDDAVDQVEEPAHVVTFGRQVHSKGILGGTEDAGRHIGYLTKYLTKSTGEVVEADTPALADHHDRLHAELAVTPCSPRCAVWLLYGIQPKGANAKTTPGHCKGRAHRRTTLGLPGRRVLVSRKWSGKTLVDHKADRKAFVMDALAAVGIEKPQPDPARLVWRKVDAADPHVPPRPHLVMHAIAERIAWKAEYDRALLAASPPETSATQLAA; encoded by the coding sequence ATGGAAGGGACACGAGCGGAGCGGATGCGGATGCCGTTGGCCGACGATGTGATCCGGGCGACGGCGGAGAAGCACGGGGTGTGCGTGCGGCCGTTCACGATGGAGGTCGGCGACCAGGACACCGGAGAGTTGCGGTACGTGCCGGTGCCGTGCGGGTCCACTGTGGAATCGGTGTGCCTGCCGTGTGCGCGGAAAGCCAAGGCGCTGCGGCAAGTCCAGTGCCGCGAGGGCTGGCACCTGACCGAAGAACCCGACCTCACGCCCGACGAGCCAACCGAGGACCAAACCGAACTGTTGGCCTACCGGGCTGATCTCGTCGCCTCCTACCGCGAAGTCGCCGACACCGACCCCGCAGAAGCGGAAGAACTGAGGGCCGAGATCCGTGGTGTGGACGAAGAACTTCGGCAACTCGGGGTCCGGGGCCGTCTCCCCTCCGTAGACCTGCCGACCAAGAAGCCGGTGAAGCGGTCGACCAAGCGGCGACAGGACGCGCCGAACCTGCCCCGGCGCAAGGTCGCCAAGACCACGGTAGGCAGGGAGTACGCGGGGCGGTTCCGTCCGTCGATGTTCGTCACGCTGACCTGCGACACCTACGGCCCGGTCCGCGGTGACGGTTCGCCGGTGAATCCGGCCGCCTACGACTACCGGCGGGCGGCTCGGGATGCGGTGCATTTCTCCGCGTTGGTGGATCGGTGGTGGCAGAACCTGCGCCGGGTCGTCGGGTGGGACGTGCAGTACTTCGCGACCGTGGAACCGCAGAAGCGGACCGCGCCGCACCTGCACGCAGCGATCCGGGGAACGGTGCCGCACGAAGTGATCCGGCAGGTCACCGAGGCGACGTATCACCAGGTGTGGTGGCCGAAGCACGACGAGATCGTCTACGCCGACCGGATGCCCGCGTGGGACGGCCCGGAGCGGGGATTTGTCGACCCCGACACCCGTCGACCCCTGCTGACCTGGGACGACGCGGTGGACCAGGTCGAGGAACCGGCGCACGTGGTGACCTTCGGCCGCCAGGTCCACTCCAAGGGCATCCTCGGCGGCACCGAAGACGCCGGCCGCCACATTGGCTACCTGACCAAATACCTCACCAAGTCCACCGGCGAAGTGGTCGAGGCTGACACCCCGGCCCTGGCCGATCACCACGACCGGCTCCATGCCGAACTGGCCGTCACGCCCTGTTCGCCTCGCTGCGCGGTGTGGCTGCTCTACGGCATCCAACCCAAGGGAGCCAACGCAAAAACCACCCCGGGGCACTGCAAGGGCCGGGCGCACCGACGGACCACCCTCGGCCTGCCGGGCCGTCGGGTTCTGGTGTCGCGGAAGTGGTCGGGCAAGACGCTGGTGGATCACAAGGCCGACCGGAAGGCGTTCGTGATGGACGCCCTGGCCGCTGTCGGGATCGAGAAGCCGCAACCGGATCCGGCGCGGCTCGTCTGGCGCAAGGTCGACGCCGCCGACCCGCACGTGCCACCCAGACCGCATCTGGTGATGCACGCGATCGCCGAACGCATCGCCTGGAAAGCCGAATACGACCGCGCGCTACTCGCGGCTAGTCCGCCGGAAACTTCGGCAACTCAGCTCGCGGCTTGA
- a CDS encoding AlpA family transcriptional regulator, with the protein MDNYVQFSRLWTVEDVSEFLGVPVSTLYQWRTKGYGPAGRRVGKYIRYRPQDVSAWVDQLSDEVA; encoded by the coding sequence ATGGACAACTACGTGCAATTCAGTCGTTTGTGGACGGTGGAGGATGTCTCGGAGTTCCTCGGCGTCCCGGTCTCGACGCTGTACCAGTGGCGTACCAAGGGTTACGGCCCGGCTGGTCGGAGGGTCGGCAAGTACATCCGTTATCGGCCGCAGGACGTCAGTGCGTGGGTCGACCAGTTGTCGGACGAGGTGGCGTGA
- a CDS encoding site-specific integrase, which produces MPRPQLEIGTYGEIRYSAIPTGYRARALFRDFDGKTREVERSGKTKGKAAQRLRDAFKDWTGSTTGEITRETKLKDLADVWIEQIRKDVREGTKSPTTATTYESILKRHVTPGVGELRVREATVMRLDRFLGALQSTVGPSTAKTARTALSGMLGLAARYDAVDSNPTRDTRRIPKSKKKPRALDAEERAKWLARVEANEKARRWDLPDLSRFMMAAGVRVGEALATYWEDIDFVAGTVDVTHTVVRVKGEGLLRKPRPKTESSLRALPLPSWALALLKRRWAEARKDGRSLASPVFASTVGGLRDPNNVLRVIREIRGGDDFIWLTSHNFRKTTATALDDAGIPTRLISDHLGHSRVSMTQDNYLERKAVDPVTAMALEGLLDNPSQPKTGDKPGS; this is translated from the coding sequence ATGCCTCGCCCTCAGCTGGAGATCGGGACGTACGGCGAGATCCGCTATTCGGCAATTCCGACCGGCTACCGCGCGCGTGCTCTCTTCCGTGACTTCGACGGCAAGACGCGCGAGGTCGAGCGGTCGGGGAAGACGAAAGGCAAAGCGGCGCAACGGCTTCGGGACGCATTCAAGGACTGGACCGGGTCGACCACGGGCGAGATCACCCGGGAAACCAAGTTGAAGGATCTCGCCGACGTGTGGATAGAGCAGATCCGCAAGGATGTCCGCGAGGGAACCAAATCGCCGACGACGGCCACGACGTACGAGTCCATCCTTAAGCGCCATGTGACGCCGGGCGTGGGGGAGTTGCGGGTGCGCGAGGCGACGGTGATGCGGCTGGATCGGTTCCTCGGCGCTCTCCAGTCGACGGTCGGGCCTTCGACGGCCAAGACCGCGAGGACGGCACTGTCGGGGATGCTCGGCCTCGCCGCGCGGTACGACGCGGTGGACAGCAACCCGACGCGGGACACCCGGCGTATCCCGAAGAGCAAGAAGAAGCCGCGCGCCCTGGACGCGGAGGAGCGTGCGAAGTGGCTGGCTCGGGTCGAGGCCAACGAGAAGGCGCGGCGCTGGGACCTGCCGGATCTGTCCCGCTTCATGATGGCTGCGGGTGTCCGGGTCGGTGAGGCGCTGGCGACGTATTGGGAGGACATTGACTTCGTGGCGGGGACGGTCGACGTCACGCACACGGTGGTCCGGGTCAAGGGCGAAGGGCTGCTGCGGAAGCCTCGGCCGAAGACGGAGTCCAGCCTGCGTGCGCTTCCGTTGCCGTCCTGGGCGTTGGCGCTGTTGAAGCGGCGGTGGGCTGAGGCGCGGAAGGACGGCCGGTCGCTGGCGAGTCCGGTTTTCGCCAGCACGGTTGGCGGGCTGCGGGACCCGAACAACGTCCTGCGGGTCATCCGGGAGATCCGCGGTGGCGATGACTTCATCTGGCTGACGTCGCACAACTTCCGGAAGACGACGGCGACCGCGCTGGACGACGCGGGCATCCCGACCCGGCTGATCTCGGACCACCTCGGCCACTCGCGGGTGTCGATGACGCAGGACAACTACCTGGAGCGGAAGGCGGTCGACCCGGTCACGGCGATGGCCCTGGAGGGGCTACTGGATAATCCGTCCCAGCCCAAAACCGGGGATAAACCGGGGAGCTGA
- a CDS encoding thioesterase family protein, which yields MVNYPHWQTVPLRWKDNDVYGHVNNVVHYSLMDTVINTWLIERGGLDIESGPVIGLCVESRCAYHASVSFPDTLRIGLRVAHLGRSSVRYEIGMYTAAETLVAEGHFAHVFVDRESRRPVEVTGKLRESLAELAG from the coding sequence GTGGTGAACTATCCGCATTGGCAGACGGTTCCGTTGCGCTGGAAGGACAACGACGTCTACGGCCACGTGAACAACGTGGTGCACTACTCGTTGATGGACACTGTGATCAACACCTGGCTGATCGAACGCGGCGGCCTCGACATCGAATCCGGGCCGGTGATCGGGCTGTGCGTGGAATCTCGTTGTGCTTACCACGCTTCGGTTTCGTTCCCGGACACGCTGCGGATCGGACTGCGGGTAGCGCACCTCGGCCGGTCGAGCGTGCGGTACGAGATCGGGATGTACACCGCGGCGGAGACCTTGGTGGCGGAGGGGCATTTCGCGCACGTCTTCGTGGACCGCGAATCGCGGCGGCCGGTGGAAGTGACCGGGAAGCTGCGGGAATCGCTGGCGGAACTGGCTGGTTGA
- a CDS encoding hydroxyacid-oxoacid transhydrogenase, which translates to MTSAEHETVFTYGAPALKYGSGSSDEIGYDLAQFGARRVLVVTDPVVAATGWPERIAEGIRGYGIAAETFDGVQVEPTDVSMRKAVDFARGTGPYDAFVAVGGGSSIDTAKAANLLTSNDGELMDYVNAPVGGGRAPANPLKPLVAVPTTTGTGSESTTVCVLDVLSLRVKSGISHLRLRPTLAVVDPRLTASQPAGVTAASGMDILCHAAESYTAKPYTEFDRKRPEERVPYCGANPLADMFAEKSLQLLSWALPAAVRDGEDMAAREAMALAATFAGLGFGNAGVHIPHANAYPIAGQVRDFHPDGYPGDEAMVPHGMAVSLTAPAAFRFTFAANPERHQRVARLLAPDFEWSGDFADHLPAVLTTLMKEIGLPAGIGAVGYTESDVDSLVEGTLKQQRLLATAPRTPSEKDLADILRESVQLW; encoded by the coding sequence GTGACATCCGCCGAACATGAGACTGTTTTCACTTACGGGGCTCCGGCGCTCAAATACGGAAGCGGGTCGAGCGACGAGATCGGATACGATCTCGCCCAGTTCGGCGCCCGGCGCGTGCTCGTGGTGACCGACCCGGTCGTCGCGGCGACCGGATGGCCGGAGCGGATCGCCGAGGGCATCCGCGGCTACGGGATCGCGGCCGAAACCTTCGACGGCGTCCAGGTCGAACCCACCGACGTCAGCATGCGGAAGGCCGTGGACTTCGCCCGCGGCACCGGTCCGTACGACGCGTTCGTCGCGGTCGGCGGCGGTTCCAGCATCGACACCGCGAAGGCCGCCAACCTGCTGACCAGCAACGACGGTGAGCTGATGGACTACGTCAACGCGCCGGTCGGCGGCGGCCGCGCGCCGGCGAACCCGCTGAAGCCGCTGGTCGCGGTGCCGACGACGACCGGGACCGGGTCGGAAAGCACCACGGTGTGCGTGCTGGACGTGCTGTCGCTGCGGGTGAAGAGCGGGATCAGCCACCTGCGGCTGCGTCCCACGCTCGCGGTCGTGGACCCGCGGCTCACGGCCAGCCAGCCCGCCGGGGTCACCGCGGCGAGCGGGATGGACATCCTGTGCCACGCCGCGGAGAGCTACACCGCCAAGCCCTACACCGAGTTCGACCGGAAACGGCCGGAGGAGCGGGTGCCGTACTGCGGGGCGAACCCGCTGGCGGACATGTTCGCGGAGAAGTCGCTGCAGCTGCTGTCGTGGGCGCTGCCCGCCGCGGTGCGCGACGGCGAGGACATGGCCGCGCGCGAGGCGATGGCGCTGGCCGCGACGTTCGCCGGGCTCGGCTTCGGCAACGCCGGCGTGCACATCCCGCACGCCAACGCGTACCCGATCGCCGGGCAGGTCCGGGATTTCCACCCCGACGGCTACCCCGGCGACGAAGCGATGGTGCCGCACGGCATGGCCGTCTCGCTCACCGCGCCCGCCGCGTTCCGGTTCACCTTCGCCGCGAACCCGGAACGACACCAGCGCGTCGCCCGGCTGCTGGCCCCGGACTTCGAATGGTCCGGCGACTTCGCCGACCACCTGCCCGCCGTGCTGACCACGCTGATGAAGGAGATCGGGCTGCCCGCCGGAATCGGCGCGGTCGGCTACACCGAGTCCGATGTGGACTCTCTAGTCGAGGGAACGCTGAAGCAGCAACGATTGCTGGCCACCGCACCCCGCACCCCGTCCGAAAAGGACCTGGCGGACATTCTGCGGGAGTCGGTGCAGCTGTGGTGA
- a CDS encoding thiamine pyrophosphate-binding protein has protein sequence MGTTVAQTAVRVLNEARVRRVYAVVGESFLELLDALRRERDVTLVSARHDSGAAFMAEAEGKLTERPAVLLASRGPSAAALVMGVQTAYQDETPMVVLLETPALDPVLTGEVPTSDSTGMFESIAKWCVRADDPDDVPHLLAEGLARCREGRPGPVVIGVPSDAWGVPYDSAKPVAKVRPPATGTLGRSAEAVAGLVDEARYPVVIVGGRARSARDELIAVADELALPVYNAFRRQDAFPENHARYAGHLGLGIPARQLDALERADLVLALGTQLDEVTTQGFRYPTPQQTLVLVGTGIDEQRRRGLTFRVDTEVEPFLKELRAIASPRTRRASAANAAVHTFMTPPNTSNNTRVHPVDVVRALRKLAPEDTIVTSDAGNFAQFMHRYWCFTAPRSQLGPSNAAMGYAVPAAIAAKLAEPRRAVVAMVGDAGTLMTGQEIETAVRYRAPVMVVVFQNGLHGPLAMHQARTHGRLSGVTIPLTDFASWARGLGAAGYTVDDRERLEPIIASALVRQRPCVIDVRTDPDVVTPDVRLSTLLGAPRPSGT, from the coding sequence GTGGGAACCACCGTCGCGCAAACGGCCGTACGCGTCTTGAACGAGGCCCGGGTCCGCCGGGTGTACGCGGTCGTCGGTGAGTCGTTCCTGGAATTGCTCGACGCGCTCCGCCGCGAGCGCGACGTCACGCTCGTTTCGGCGCGCCACGATTCGGGCGCGGCCTTCATGGCCGAGGCCGAGGGCAAGCTCACCGAACGTCCCGCCGTGCTGCTCGCGAGCCGCGGCCCGAGCGCTGCCGCGCTGGTCATGGGCGTGCAGACGGCGTATCAGGACGAGACGCCGATGGTGGTGCTGCTCGAAACCCCCGCGCTCGACCCGGTGCTCACCGGCGAGGTCCCGACGTCCGATTCGACCGGGATGTTCGAGTCGATCGCCAAATGGTGCGTCCGCGCGGACGATCCCGACGACGTGCCGCATCTGCTCGCCGAAGGCCTCGCCCGGTGCCGAGAAGGACGGCCGGGTCCGGTCGTGATCGGCGTGCCCAGCGACGCGTGGGGCGTCCCGTACGACTCGGCCAAACCGGTGGCGAAGGTTCGCCCGCCGGCCACCGGAACGCTGGGCCGTTCGGCGGAAGCGGTGGCCGGGCTGGTGGACGAAGCGCGCTACCCGGTGGTCATCGTCGGCGGACGCGCCCGGTCCGCGCGGGACGAACTGATCGCGGTCGCGGACGAGCTGGCGCTCCCGGTGTACAACGCTTTCCGCCGCCAGGACGCGTTCCCGGAGAACCACGCGCGCTACGCCGGACACCTCGGTCTCGGCATCCCCGCGCGTCAGCTCGACGCACTCGAACGGGCCGACCTCGTGCTCGCGCTCGGCACACAGCTCGACGAAGTCACGACGCAAGGCTTCCGCTACCCGACTCCACAGCAGACGCTTGTCCTTGTCGGCACTGGCATCGACGAACAGCGCCGTCGCGGCCTGACCTTCCGCGTGGACACTGAGGTCGAACCGTTCCTGAAGGAGCTGCGCGCGATCGCTTCGCCGCGTACGCGCCGAGCGTCGGCCGCGAACGCCGCCGTGCACACCTTCATGACACCGCCGAACACAAGCAACAACACGCGCGTACATCCGGTCGACGTCGTGCGCGCGCTGCGAAAGCTCGCGCCGGAGGACACCATCGTCACGAGTGACGCTGGCAACTTCGCGCAGTTCATGCACCGCTATTGGTGCTTCACCGCTCCGCGCAGCCAGCTCGGCCCGAGCAACGCCGCGATGGGGTACGCGGTCCCTGCGGCGATAGCTGCCAAGCTCGCCGAACCGCGGCGCGCTGTGGTCGCGATGGTCGGCGACGCGGGCACGCTCATGACAGGGCAAGAGATCGAGACCGCTGTGCGTTACCGCGCACCGGTGATGGTGGTCGTGTTCCAGAACGGCTTGCACGGTCCGCTCGCGATGCATCAGGCGCGTACGCACGGACGGCTGTCCGGAGTGACCATCCCGCTGACTGACTTCGCTTCGTGGGCGCGTGGGCTCGGCGCGGCGGGGTACACGGTGGACGATCGCGAGCGGCTCGAACCGATCATCGCGAGCGCGCTCGTCCGGCAGCGGCCGTGCGTGATCGACGTCCGGACCGACCCGGATGTGGTGACCCCGGACGTCCGGCTGAGCACGCTTCTCGGAGCCCCGCGTCCCTCCGGGACCTGA
- a CDS encoding cold-shock protein, with the protein MTEGTVKWFNSEKGFGFITPDNGGGDVFVHYSEIQGNGFRTLEENARVQFEIGQGQKGPQATSVSLI; encoded by the coding sequence ATGACTGAGGGCACCGTGAAGTGGTTCAACTCCGAGAAGGGGTTCGGCTTCATCACTCCCGACAACGGCGGCGGCGACGTCTTCGTGCACTACAGCGAGATCCAGGGCAACGGTTTCCGTACCCTCGAGGAGAACGCTCGCGTGCAGTTCGAGATCGGCCAGGGCCAGAAGGGCCCGCAGGCCACGTCGGTCAGCCTGATCTGA
- a CDS encoding heavy-metal-associated domain-containing protein: protein MSENTYLVTGMSCGHCAQSVTEELTEVPGVENVTVDVETGHVTVRSAEALDETAVRAAVEEAGYTYEGLASLV, encoded by the coding sequence ATGAGCGAAAACACCTACCTCGTCACCGGGATGTCCTGCGGCCACTGCGCGCAGTCGGTCACCGAGGAACTGACCGAGGTCCCCGGGGTCGAGAACGTGACTGTCGACGTCGAAACCGGGCACGTGACGGTCCGCAGCGCCGAAGCCCTCGACGAGACCGCCGTCCGCGCGGCGGTCGAAGAAGCCGGGTACACCTACGAAGGACTTGCTTCTCTCGTCTGA